One Trichoderma asperellum chromosome 5, complete sequence genomic region harbors:
- a CDS encoding 60S ribosomal protein uL4 (BUSCO:EOG092D2Q04) — protein sequence MASRPTVTIIGKDGAPSGATHTIPAVFASPIRPDIVKQVHTGMAKNKRQPYAVSEKAGHQTSAESWGTGRAVARIPRVSGSGTHRAGQAAFGNMCRSGRMFAPTKVWRKWHVKVNQGQKRYATCSALAASAAAPLLLARGHQIMTVPEVPLVVDSALVEGSSVARTAAALALLKAVGAGADLEKVKDSKKLRAGKGKLRGRRHRQRRGPLVVYHPEVDGKELVKGFRNIPGVETSPVSALNLLQLAPGGHLGRFIVWTSAAFKALDEIYGSTTTPSAHKRDFLLPSNVVSQADLTRLINSSEIQSSLNGPKGDAVTRRSAVQKKNPLRNKQVLLRLNPYAKVFSQEAQKKQA from the exons ATGGCTTCCCGACCTACCGTCACTATCATCGGCAAAGATGGTGCTCCCTCTGGAGCTACCCACACCATTCCCGCCGTCTTCGCCAGCCCTATCCGACCGGATATCGTGAAGCAGGTTCACACTGGCATGGCCAAGAACAAGCGCCAGCCTTATGCTGTCAGCGAGAAGGCCGGTCACCAGACCTCTGCTGAGTCTTGGGGAACTG GTCGTGCCGTTGCCCGTATCCCTCGTGTCTCTGGTTCCGGTACTCACCGTGCTGGTCAGGCCGCCTTCGGTAACATGTGCCGATCTGGTCGCATGTTCGCCCCTACCAAGGTCTGGCGCAAGTGGCACGTCAAGGTCAACCAGGGCCAGAAGCGATATGCTACCTGCTCTGCCctggctgcttctgctgccgccCCTCTTCTGCTCGCCCGTGGCCACCAGATCATGACCGTCCCCGAGGTTCCCCTGGTTGTCGACTCTGCTCTCGTTGAGGGCAGCTCCGTTGCCCGCACTGCCGCtgccctcgccctcctcaAGGCTGTCGGTGCCGGTGCTGACCTCGAGAAGGTCAAGGACTCCAAGAAGCTCCGTGCCGGTAAGGGCAAGCTCCgtggccgccgccaccgccagcGCCGTGGTCCTCTGGTTGTCTACCACCCCGAGGTCGATGGCAAGGAGCTCGTCAAGGGCTTCCGCAACATCCCCGGTGTTGAGACCTCCCCCGTCTCTGCCCTCAACCTCCTCCAGCTCGCCCCTGGTGGTCACCTCGGCCGTTTCATCGTCTGGACCTCTGCCGCTTTCAAGGCTCTTGACGAGATCTACGGTTCCACCACCACTCCTTCTGCTCACAAGCGGGACTTCCTCCTGCCCTCCAACGTCGTCTCCCAGGCCGACCTTACTCGTCTGATCAACAGCAGCGAAATCCAGAGCTCCCTCAACGGCCCCAAGGGCGATGCTGTTACCCGACGATCCGCcgtccagaagaagaaccctCTGCGCAACAAGCAGGTCCTCCTGCGCCTGAACCCCTACGCAAAGGTCTTCTCCCAGGAGGCTCAGAAGAAGCAGGCATAA
- a CDS encoding uncharacterized protein (EggNog:ENOG41) has protein sequence MHTASADSCAVQGETTNSMGSILSSPAVGTAASSSGVTAKQQRQPFHVKKVAIIGAGPAGLAAARYLMAQGAVDSITIFEQQDQVGGVWYYSSLAPKEVPVPQQDPFWGPEPSIWPEGAPAPIFPSPMYERLHANIPGCLMQFHDTAFPADEWLFPKREAIQDYLVRYAGDLRHLIKFRHQVTQVNLETRDGRDRWHLEASSTLNDGEIVRDTYDAVVVANGHYSVPFIPAIKNIQEFNEAHPSVISHSKQYRKNEHFRGKKVVVVGNGPSGLDLALQINQVAGRTLMSVRHATSPDKISHIGCEEVPEIVELLPDQRGVLFKDGNKEINIDYIVFCTGFLFGYPFLNSLGRKIITSGRGIHGLYQHLFLIEHPTLVFPALNMKSVPWPLAEAQAAAFSAVWSNDLALPSDNEMERWSKELEETQGEALHIYPELGDDGKHINEFYDWVTKAKHVGKQPPHWEGEQFWQRKLAPQAKTKFEEGGCKAKTLADLGYHYEPDKE, from the coding sequence ATGCATACTGCATCTGCTGATTCCTGCGCCGTCCAAGGAGAGACAACCAATAGCATGGGCTCCATCTTGTCAAGCCCTGCTGTTGGCACCGCGGCCAGCAGCTCGGGAGTGACAGCAAagcagcaacggcagccTTTCCACGTCAAGAAAGTCGCCATCATCGGGGCGGGGCCGGCTGGCCTGGCTGCCGCCAGATATCTCATGGCCCAAGGTGCCGTCGACTCCATCACCATATTCGAGCAGCAGGATCAAGTCGGTGGCGTCTGGTACTACAGCAGCCTTGCGCCGAAGGAGGTGCCTGTGCCGCAGCAGGATCCGTTCTGGGGCCCAGAGCCGTCCATCTGGCCTGAAGGAGCACCAGCGCCGATTTTCCCCTCGCCCATGTATGAGAGGCTTCATGCAAACATCCCTGGATGCCTGATGCAGTTCCATGATACGGCGTTTCCGGCAGACGAATGGCTGTTCCCCAAAAGGGAGGCGATTCAAGATTATCTTGTCCGATATGCTGGAGATCTGAGGCATCTTATCAAATTCCGCCACCAGGTGACGCAGGTCAACTTGGAAACTCGAGATGGCAGGGACCGATGGCATTTGGAAGCATCATCCACACTGAATGATGGTGAAATCGTTCGGGACACGTATGATGCCGTTGTCGTCGCCAATGGCCACTATTCAGTGCCCTTCATACCTGCCATCAAGAATATACAGGAGTTCAACGAAGCCCATCCCTCGGTCATCAGCCATTCGAAGCAATATCGAAAGAACGAACACTTTAGAGGGAAGAAGGTTGTGGTCGTCGGCAACGGGCCGTCTGGTCTCGACCTGGCTCTTCAAATCAACCAAGTGGCTGGTAGGACGCTCATGTCCGTTAGACACGCTACATCGCCCGATAAAATTTCTCACATCGGATGTGAAGAAGTCCCCGAAATTGTCGAATTATTACCAGATCAACGAGGCGTTCTTTTTAAAGATGGAAACaaagagataaatatagattatattgTGTTCTGCACAGGGTTTTTGTTTGGCTACCCTTTTCTCAACAGCCTCGGCCGCAAGATCATAACTTCTGGGCGAGGCATTCATGGTTTATACCAACACTTGTTTCTCATCGAGCATCCGACATTGGTTTTCCCAGCCTTGAATATGAAGTCTGTTCCATGGCCCCTGGCAGAAGCCCAAGCCGCGGCATTCTCGGCGGTATGGTCCAATGATCTAGCACTACCCTCCGACAacgagatggagagatggagcaaagagctggaagagaCACAAGGAGAGGCACTACACATATACCCGGAGTtgggagatgatggcaagCACATCAACGAGTTTTACGACTGGGTAACCAAGGCGAAACATGTCGGCAAGCAACCTCCGCACTGGGAAGGCGAGCAGTTCTGGCAGAGGAAACTAGCTCCACAAGCCAAGACTAAATTTGAAGAGGGTGGATGTAAAGCCAAGACTCTGGCTGATCTTGGTTACCATTATGAACCTGACAAGGAATAA
- a CDS encoding uncharacterized protein (EggNog:ENOG41), with translation MANDDAQPDVLCSTEATPIAKLSPAILDAETLVVEGVITVTWPYSAVTKSIAFILAERDPLHRRDKGQLRVEFHGAAAKALADAHLGGGDEVRLSLGGVQWEENQAWSKRPGTLEWQMKFTNRLLLMIRRAESHGVDIISVDAADDEGDQEPTEQHQTISPSPSIEIEQTHFANPVSRTPLSVVPSKRYAYEALGPGEYTSPAFIKRARVSYGSLFEGGFDIFDEEEPPRSAKKKKRRSLFSMNPTSWRYASRSPSLEAEEQPTEDEEQDEPTLANSETVITEDHEGAKETGMGSEVPAAQPKPVMVDHGCQTREMSSSPVSGVQIIAESKSTGILLQPTPTNPWKHPDIGHVLQEPSPLSFEYATTHDARARIHGSEPICQPEIHARQSGFDLSMSIDPSLQSHEADAHHQHHHSYDMMAAEMQPPPPQEHEIHNPQAQDELAWVADTLAPTYPTMPTHDLHDFPQGSFDRSSYTLRASPSDETHTLVSAAYHGAEIHGYVQVSEAQSMLSSSFAQRSEVKPSKSYPEHREEDTETATVTATLGREGRSSPLQEDSSTDESQEEEEENQRGYYDWNRQEGDPDDEEQYAERSFDEDEIDEEGDVTESELEESGSDADYESGSQFESESESQGHNGVAQPALHIPRPFIPIPRPAPAAPKEPVVISLLSDSEDDGDKPPIAIQAKKEPSEEPIQPEEYKANEQPSEQEDEDMDEDEDEDEDEDEDEDEDEDEDEADDRDTDDYVEEGVDVDESMDENMDEAEDEDESDIEEAAVIKPVASQSSKRSSLVSQLDGTSEFALHQHDEPNRSEISRFEMDHPNLILSPKSDRRQYVNIAEAIAEAQSTVPIVSSPLADRVSTQPESVATNAANNEETTADMGMRGISKSRSPEPINVEAPAVPEQIEEAPIAQQQQEGEQKQEQEQEQEQEHEQKEDDQEQPDAPSSRSMDSGEAIAEPSVHNPDIPADSGEAVEIPTPQSTAANDDQLMGDIQPTGLEIQPTSLESKTEDDAVAEQDIEMQDDVLNQLTEEAENALEKESDQVDQATAEILPIITGELGVVAPSPPPPTLTAVSPITPMDVPVLDERAAIKQSPTPLGIQQDDHEVYHDVADTAVTDEVPIDIDESLKAVDEDMDEPVYHDVGEDVEEDEYEDAREDGGDGDDDDFAIEQQLMSESQHYSTPQKAHDAERVEPALSQPLEAIEETHECNHAHHAHHAHHHHGYHTDQSAHERGSRRAEPEMLITLQSLRSHCRAKRVSSGSADSFLADPNAALAKGSPNKANHCLIGDEESLPQRSPRSSPRSKAEHSEGNTALAKSSPQEFKLPKEAGTPTSLRARRGAKGPADASILLAQALSEPSERSPQRLGSPTESLRASRHKSDQPDPSSQLAAESSKSSQQQLEEESPQDTARETSANPRRDVTPESTATGHNLRSPRKPAAGRPPSTASSVAEDVSITSLKFQLLKSLRTSLPDYLPLKSLRASLNKTADILAVVTATPREPHRPRSGPRDYMLELNLTDSSVAPTNVIIAHIFRPHKFSLPAVQVGDIVLLRRVQVVSMQGRGFGVRAGDASAWAVYEKDKEEMLPQIKGPPVEITNEEVEYVQGLKRWWSLQDDKSLAKIDKANQRMSQAGKDDTK, from the coding sequence ATGGCAAATGACGATGCCCAACCCGACGTGCTGTGTAGCACCGAAGCTACGCCCATCGCCAAGCTCAGCCCGGCCATACTCGACGCAGAAACCCTCGTTGTCGAAGGCGTTATCACCGTGACATGGCCATACAGTGCTGTGACAAAGTCCATTGCCTTTATCCTCGCCGAACGCGATCCCCTGCATCGACGCGACAAGGGCCAGCTCCGAGTCGAGTTCCATGGCGCCGCGGCTAAGGCTCTTGCAGACGCACATTTGGGAGGCGGCGATGAGGTGCGGCTAAGCTTGGGCGGCGTGCAGTGGGAGGAGAACCAGGCGTGGTCGAAACGTCCGGGCACACTTGAGTGGCAGATGAAGTTTACGAAtcgcctgctgctgatgatccGCAGGGCCGAGAGCCACGGGGTAGACATAATCAGCGTGGATGCTGCAGATGATGAGGGAGACCAGGAACCGACGGAGCAGCACCAGACGATTAGTCCCTCGCCGTCGATCGAAATCGAGCAGACGCATTTTGCGAATCCCGTGTCACGAACACCACTTTCCGTCGTCCCCTCAAAGAGATATGCCTATGAGGCTCTGGGGCCTGGGGAGTATACCTCTCCGGCATTTATCAAGAGAGCAAGAGTATCGTACGGCTCGCTTTTTGAAGGGGGCTTTGATATctttgacgaagaagagccTCCAAGGagcgccaagaagaagaaaagaaggtcTCTATTCAGCATGAACCCGACCTCGTGGAGATATGCCAGTCGGTCACCTTCTCTCGAAGCGGAAGAGCAGCCtaccgaagatgaagaacagGATGAGCCCACGCTCGCGAATTCGGAGACTGTTATTACGGAAGACCATGAAGGAGCCAAAGAAACCGGGATGGGCAGTGAGGTACCAGCTGCCCAGCCGAAGCCAGTAATGGTAGATCATGGATGCCAAACTAGAGAGATGAGCTCCAGCCCAGTCAGCGGTGTTCAAATCATTGCCGAATCCAAATCAACGGGAATCTTACTACAGCCTACGCCAACCAATCCATGGAAACATCCGGACATCGGCCACGTGCTCCAAGAGCCATCGCCGCTCTCGTTTGAGTATGCAACTACTCATGATGCACGCGCCCGAATTCATGGATCAGAGCCTATCTGCCAGCCGGAAATACATGCGCGGCAAAGTGGATTTGACTTGTCTATGAGTATAGACCCAAGTCTACAATCGCATGAAGCAGATGCTCATCACCAACATCACCATTCGTACGATATGATGGCGGCTGAGATGCAACCGCCCCCACCGCAAGAACATGAGATCCACAATCCCCAGGCACAAGATGAGCTCGCTTGGGTAGCCGATACATTGGCGCCAACGTACCCTACGATGCCTACACATGATTTGCATGATTTCCCACAGGGAAGCTTCGATCGATCATCTTATACATTAAGAGCTAGCCCTTCTGACGAAACGCATACATTAGTATCTGCGGCATACCACGGTGCGGAAATTCATGGATATGTTCAAGTTAGTGAGGCACAAAGCATGTTATCATCATCCTTTGCGCAAAGGAGTGAGGTAAAGCCTAGTAAAAGCTATCCTGAACACCGTGAAGAGGATACCGAGACTGCTACAGTGACCGCTACTCTAGGCAGAGAAGGCAGGTCAAGCCCTCTGCAAGAAGATTCTAGCACAGATGAatcacaagaagaagaagaagaaaatcagCGCGGATACTACGACTGGAATAGGCAAGAGGGTGACCCCGATGATGAGGAACAGTATGCCGAACGGTCCTTTGATGAGGACGAAATCGACGAGGAGGGTGACGTAACTGAATCCGAACTTGAGGAGTCAGGGTCTGACGCGGACTACGAATCGGGGTCTCAATTTGAATCTGAATCAGAGTCTCAAGGTCATAATGGAGTCGCGCAACCGGCACTACATATTCCAAGGCCATTTATTCCAATCCCGAGACCAGCCCCGGCCGCCCCTAAGGAGCCAGTTGTTATCAGTCTTTTGTCTGATTCTGAAGATGACGGTGACAAGCCTCCTATCGCTATACAGGCTAAGAAAGAGCCAAGCGAAGAGCCTATACAGCCCGAGGAATATAAGGCTAATGAGCAGCCAAGTGaacaagaagacgaagatatggatgaagacgaggacgaggatgaggacgaggatgaggatgaggatgaggatgaggatgaggatgaggctgaTGATAGAGATACGGATGATTATGTGGAGGAAGGCGTGGATGTGGACGAAAGTATGGATGAAAATATGGACGAagccgaagacgaagacgagtcCGATATTGAGGAGGCAGCCGTGATCAAACCAGTGGCCAGCCAGTCATCCAAGAGATCCAGTTTGGTGAGCCAGCTTGATGGCACTAGCGAATTCGCTCTGCATCAACATGACGAGCCGAATAGAAGCGAAATCAGCCGCTTTGAAATGGATCATccaaacttaatactatcaCCTAAATCCGACAGACGGCAATATGTTAACATAGCTGAAGCTATAGCCGAAGCCCAGAGTACAGTACCTATCGTTAGCTCTCCGCTCGCAGACAGAGTTTCGACACAACCTGAATCCGTTGCCACCAACGCCGCCAACAACGAAGAGACTACTGCTGATATGGGGATGCGCGGTATCTCTAAATCACGTTCACCAGAACCTATCAATGTTGAGGCACCAGCTGTTCCAGAACAGATTGAAGAGGCGCCGAtagctcagcagcaacaagagggagagcaaaagcaggagcaggagcaggagcaggagcaggagcacgAACAAAAAGAGGATGACCAAGAACAACCAGATGCTCCCTCATCTAGGTCCATGGATTCTGGAGAAGCAATTGCTGAACCATCCGTGCACAATCCAGATATACCAGCAGACTCGGGCGAAGCGGTAGAGATTCCGACACCACAATCCACTGCTGCCAACGACGACCAGCTTATGGGGGATATACAGCCTACTGGCTTAGAGATCCAGCCAACCAGCCTAGAATCGAAAACAGAAgacgatgctgttgctgaacAGGACATAGAGATGCAAGACGATGTGCTGAATCAACTGAcagaagaagctgagaatgccttggagaaggagagcgaCCAGGTCGACCAGGCTACTGCAGAAATATTACCAATAATCACAGGAGAGCTTGGAGTAGTtgcaccatcaccacctccGCCTACTCTGACTGCAGTGTCTCCGATAACGCCTATGGATGTACCAGTTCTGGATGAGCGAGCGGCTATAAAACAGTCACCAACTCCACTGGGAATTCAGCAAGACGACCACGAAGTTTACCATGATGTAGCCGATACGGCTGTAACGGATGAGGTGCCGATAGACATAGATGAATCATTGAAGGCAGTGGACGAAGATATGGATGAACCCGTGTACCACGACGTGGGTGAGGATGTGGAGGAAGACGAGTATGAGGATGCAAGAGAGGATGGAGGcgacggcgatgatgatgactttGCAATCGAGCAGCAACTCATGTCCGAATCCCAACATTATTCCACTCCGCAGAAGGCACACGATGCAGAGCGCGTTGAACCGGCTCTCTCACAGCCCCTTGAGGCAATTGAGGAAACTCATGAGTGCAATCATGCTCACCACGCTCACCatgctcatcatcaccatggctATCACACAGACCAAAGTGCGCATGAACGGGGCTCCCGTAGGGCAGAGCCTGAGATGCTGATAACATTGCAATCTCTCCGGAGCCACTGCCGTGCTAAGAGAGTCTCCAGTGGTAGCGCCGATAGCTTCTTAGCCGATCCAAATGCTGCGTTAGCTAAGGGCTCCCCTAATAAGGCGAATCATTGTCTTATTGGGGATGAAGAATCGCTCCCACAGCGATCACCGCGGTCGTCGCCACGGAGTAAGGCCGAGCATTCAGAGGGTAATACTGCGCTTGCGAAGTCATCACCCCAGGAGTTCAAGTTACCGAAGGAAGCCGGTACGCCGACATCGCTGCGTGCAAGGCGCGGTGCTAAGGGACCGGCTGATGCCAGCATTCTATTGGCACAAGCTCTTTCAGAGCCATCAGAACGCAGTCCTCAACGGTTAGGCAGCCCAACAGAATCGCTGCGTGCTAGTCGTCACAAGTCTGATCAGCCGGATCCGAGCTCGCAGTTAGCAGCCGAATCCAGCAAGAGCTCTCAACAGCAGCTTGAGGAAGAGAGTCCGCAAGATACAGCTCGTGAGACATCAGCAAATCCTCGCCGAGACGTTACCCCAGAGTCAACGGCCACAGGACACAATCTGAGATCGCCCCGCAAACCCGCTGCCGGCAGGCCTCCTTCTACTGCTAGCTCCGTGGCTGAGGATGTGAGCATCACATCTCTGAAGTTCCAACTATTGAAGAGCCTGAGAACAAGCCTGCCGGACTATCTACCACTCAAATCCCTGCGTGCCTCGTTAAATAAAACGGCTGATATTTTAGCCGTTGTCACTGCCACTCCACGCGAACCACACCGACCAAGATCGGGGCCCCGAGACTACATGCTCGAATTGAATCTGACCGACTCCTCAGTAGCACCAACAAACGTCATCATCGCGCACATCTTCCGGCCACACAAGTTTTCTCTACCTGCAGTCCAAGTCGGTGACATCGTGCTGCTGCGTCGCGTCCAGGTGGTGTCAATGCAAGGCAGGGGATTCGGCGTCCGGGCCGGGGATGCCTCGGCATGGGCAGTCTACGAAAAAGACAAGGAGGAGATGCTACCGCAGATTAAAGGTCCGCCAGTAGAAATCACCAACGAAGAGGTTGAGTATGTGCAAGGGCTGAAGAGGTGGTGGAGTCTCCAGGATGATAAGTCACTAGCGAAGATTGATAAGGCGAATCAGCGAATGTCACAAGCTGGCAAGGATGATACAAAATGA